The DNA segment ATGGCATTCAGCCGTGTTACTTCCCGCAATAAACAAGCAATCTGTTTCGTGGATATCTGTCCATGGTAGTGTCGAACCACGATCCACTCCGAAAGAACGAAGGAAGCCACCTGCCGCACTAGACATACAGAATCGGCCATTGTAGTCAATGTAACGTGTTTGCATAGCAACACGAGCGAATTTTCCGGTTAAATAACATTTTTCATTGGTCATGGATACACCACTAAAAACAGATAATGTATCTTTCCCGTAGTTTTCTTGTAGCTCGCCGAACTTTTTCGCAATTAAATCATAAGCTTCATCCCAAGTTGCTTCCCGGAAGCCCTCTTTTGTCCCTTTTAAGGAAGCATCATCTCTTATTAATGGTTTTAAGATCCGATCATCATGATTTGTTTGTTGGTAAGCCGTTACCCCTTTAGGACACATCTTTCCAACCGTTACCGGCCAATCATAACGTGGTTCAACCCCAATAATCTTGTTTGTTTTTGTATTTACACGTAAGTTCATCCCACATTGCATTCCACAGTAGCTGCAGTGTGTTTTTACGAGTGTTTCATTTGGATGACGTACATTCTCTATTTCTTTAAAAAACTTATCCCTTTGCATTCTGATTTGCCTCCTTGACTTTCACTTGGTGCGTTGCGAATCCTGAGAATCTTGAAATACGATATTTTCTACGACATGGAAGACATAATTCTGCAAGATTGAAGCCATCCTTCATATCGAATTCCATCTCATTGACTCCCAATACTTGGATCACATCGTTTGATTGTTCAACTGATACAAATTTCTCTCCGCATACCTTACATTCTTTCATATGTTGTTCTCCATAATGTTCACGGTAGTTTCTTGCAAACACGCTCATTGGACGGAAAGGAATATGAGCAAGCTTTCCAAATGGCAGGTAGATTAAAGTAACAATGACTGAGAATTGGTGAATGAGTGACATCTGTGGCTGCATCCAGCCATGTAGAAATACGTTTTGGACAGTTAATAAAAGTCCAGTAATGGAAATAAACAATAATAGATACAGGGGCAAGAAATCATACATAAACTTTTGTTCCGCTCTTGCTTGCATATTTCTCATACGGCGGTAAAGGGCCATACAAACACCGGCCGTAACCATAATCGCTGCAATATTTAACGCATTATAGGATAACCAGCCGATGATTCCATCTGCCTTAACCTGCATAATATTCATTCCGAATAACACAATTGTATAGTAGCCATTGTCTTCCATTGTGAAGTACATCCAGCTAAAGACGAGTGGGAAAGTGACAAGGCAAGCAAGCACACAGCCCCAGCCTATTAATATATGTTGTACCCAGCGGTAAATTCCCCGATTGCGAATGAAATCGTAAATCGCTAAGTGGCTTACAGCTGTTTTAGGTGTGCTTTTTCTAAAAATGAGCTTCAAGCCCTTTTTAATAAAAATTTTAGTTGGTGGTCTTTCGCCCCAAGCAATAAATCGGTAGAAGAAACCGCCGATGAATACGATTGTTCCAATCATATATCCATATAGATTTAAGTCGACATGTGTAAACATTCTTGTGCCGATAAAGGTTAAAATCACAAGTCCGACAACCGTTAAAAACATTGATTTAGCAAAATGTGATGCAAATGCATCATTGACCGAACGTCCTTGATTTTTAGTCGTTGAGATATTCGCTTGCATTTGGAGTTCCTCCTATAAAAAAAATAACACTTCCGTTTTCTTACTCTAATTGTAAGGAAAACAGCAGTGTTATCTATATAGGGGAACTCCCCTATCATGGGGGGAAAAAACCCCTAGTTATTCAATTTTAGACAAAAGTCTGTCACAAAGAAGCATTATCGCTCTCGAAGAAGATATTTTTTCCTCCAAGAATAAATTAACAAAATCAATCCAATTAACATTTGCACTGTGAATAAAGTTGCATCCCAAAAAGGAAGAGATGTCGGCCCTTCCAAGTAGCCTGGCATAACCCTTTTCACGGCAAACAATAATTGTGGAACATAAAAAACAACATATAAGCTGAGCGTTAGAACTACGCCAATGAAATAAAAAATGGAGTAGGTGAAGATCATCCTTCTTTCCCCTTCGAAAACAACTTCTTCAGTTTTCTGGGATTTAAGAAAAGGAAACCATCTTTTAATCATCTGTTGGGCATTTTCCATCAGGTTATAACAGCCAGTTACATTTTCAAAGACGTAGTATAGATCTGTTTTCATGTAAATACAGAATTGGTATACGAGACGAATAAAGGTATCTAATACTATGAGCGACATGATACTCAGGAAAATCCCTGATCCATTTGTAAAAATCACCTGACTAACCAAGGCAAAGAAAAGTATAACCATATCAAAACAAAGTCCAGCTAGATATAAAACATTTCTGTCCTTAGAAGGCAGCTTCCAAACTGCAGACATATCTGTCTCAAGGACCACCAATATTAACCTGTGGCCAAGCTCTAATCTAGTAGGGAGATTATTTGCCCTCATTGCTAGAATATGACCGAATTCATGGATAAGCACGGTACAAAATGTCACCACAAGCCACGTTAAGATGTTTAATACCATGTAATTAAAAATGAAGATATCTTTGTAATGCGGGAAAAGACTTGGATGGGAAACTAATAAAACTATATTTATTATGAATAATCCAACGTAAAAACCTAAAGTCAGCTTATTAAAAAAGAATTCCCCCAATTTAGGTGAAATCCACTGAAAACCTAAATGTTCCTTTATCTTTTCTGGTAAAGTGACTTTTACTCCATCAATTTCAGCAATGAGTTGAAGCTGTAGCAGCTGTTCAGCAAAATCGATGAGGTCTACTTCTTCGTTAGGATATTTTTCTTTAAGGTGTTTCTCGATATCCCCTAATGATTCTCTATTATTAATTAATGTTATTGCATCAATACAAATCTTTGGCATTTCGTAGTACTCGCCGGAATTAATATCTTCTACTATATAGTGTTTTTTCTCTTCCCTAATTTCAATGGGGACTAATGTAAGTATTGAACTAAGTGTTACATCCATTTAAACACCGTTCCTAACTAGTATTCTATAATAAAAAACAGGATGCTAGATTTGCAAAGCATCCTGTTAATAACTTATGGTGCCCAAAAACAAATCCAACAACCTGTCACCCTAATCTTTTTTAATTTACGGATTTTCAAAGAAAATCACCTCCTTAAACTAAAATCTTACTTGACTAATGAAATTTCTTCATTTATCTCTTTAACAGATTTATCATGGAGTTTTTCCCATGATGGATAAGTCTGTTGAAATAAATCCACCAATTCAGGATCAAACTGGGTACCCCTACCATCTACTATCCGTTTGTACGCTTCTTCAATGGATAATGCGTATCTATAAGATCGATTGGATGTCATTGCATCAAATGCATCTGCTACTGCTGCAACTCGGGCAAGAAATGGAATATTCTCACCTTTTAATTGGTCTGGATACCCCTTACCATCCCAACGTTCATGATGTGAGCGAATAACTTCGATACTACTATTTAATTGAATAACTTTTGAAACTGCTTCTGCTCCAACATTTGTATGAGATTTAATAATTTCATATTCTTCATTTGTAAGTTTCGTAGGTTTCATCAAGATTTGATCTGGAATATGAATCTTCCCAATATCATGAAGTAGACAAGCAAATTCAAACGACTTTAACTCTTCTTCCGAATATCTTTCAGTGGCTCTTGCTAGTTCGAGAGCATAGCTCGCCACACGTTCACTATGGCCCCTTGTATAAGGGTCTTTAAGCTCAAGTGTAGCAATAACTCCCTTTACAATACCAGTAAGTTGTTGATCATACGATGTTTTTATTGCATTTACATAAGCTTGGAAACGTGATAATAAAACAAATGAAAATACAGATAATGTACAAACTAATAATATTCCTACATAAACAATTGGGGGTTTAATAACTAATCCAATAACAACATATTTCAAAAGTAATCCAACTGACGCAACTATCATAAAAGGCTTACTTACAAAAATAGGAGATAGTAATAGCCAGTAAATTTCTCCTGCACTACCACCTCTATAGTCATTTGCGTGACCACTATAAGTAATAGCTTCGTTAATAAATGTGATGAAAATATAACTAATAAAATATATATATTTTACATAATTTGATTTTTGCTTTTTAATGAGGTATTTCGCTATTGGGATTAATGCAAACATGATTAAATATACCCAGTATACAATTTTCCCTGATGTATTATCTTTTGGAGTGATGATGTTAAACACTAAATCAAAGGATAAAGTAATAATATAAAATAAAATTAAAAACCATTTTAACGTCTGAGCTTCTTCATTTCTTATGTTAGGATCTATCAATTTTTTCATTAGTAAACCTCTCGTTAGGGTAGTCATAGTTTTAATAGCACAAATCTACACTAAATATATATACTTTTTGACACTTTCCTACATTATAAAACATTTGTATTCATTTAAATACCAGTAAATCAACAAGATTTATGTATAAAATAGAAATATTTCATCAAACGTTGTATAATATTACCAATTTACCTAAATCTCTTTACCTATGGATAATAGGTAATATCACTTCCACGGAGGTCCCTTTTTCAGGTTCACTTTCAATTTTAAGTTTTCCTAAGTGTTCTTTAACAATTTGATTGGTTACCAGCAAGCCTAGCCCCGTTCCATCTTCTTTTGTTGTAAAAAACGGTTCTCCTAAATTAAGAATGTTTTCATCCTTTATTCCACACCCTTCATCTTGAATAGAAATGTGCATTTTCTGTTTTTCTACAACTTTTACATTTATTTTTATACATCCCCCATCAGGCATTGCTTCTATAGCATTTTTGATCAAATTCAAGAATACTTGTTTTAGTTGATTACTATCACAATCAATGGGCGGTAAAGGCCCAGCCATGATTGTTTCAACTTTAATCCCTTGTCTCTCAGCCTGCTGTTGGGTGATTGATAGTGTATAAGCGATAATTTCCTCAATACTAGC comes from the Neobacillus sp. PS2-9 genome and includes:
- a CDS encoding HD-GYP domain-containing protein; the encoded protein is MKKLIDPNIRNEEAQTLKWFLILFYIITLSFDLVFNIITPKDNTSGKIVYWVYLIMFALIPIAKYLIKKQKSNYVKYIYFISYIFITFINEAITYSGHANDYRGGSAGEIYWLLLSPIFVSKPFMIVASVGLLLKYVVIGLVIKPPIVYVGILLVCTLSVFSFVLLSRFQAYVNAIKTSYDQQLTGIVKGVIATLELKDPYTRGHSERVASYALELARATERYSEEELKSFEFACLLHDIGKIHIPDQILMKPTKLTNEEYEIIKSHTNVGAEAVSKVIQLNSSIEVIRSHHERWDGKGYPDQLKGENIPFLARVAAVADAFDAMTSNRSYRYALSIEEAYKRIVDGRGTQFDPELVDLFQQTYPSWEKLHDKSVKEINEEISLVK